A window of the Fusarium fujikuroi IMI 58289 draft genome, chromosome FFUJ_chr09 genome harbors these coding sequences:
- a CDS encoding related to tol protein: MSQNAVTLCRRCKALQIDDLALGGQGAETENGHPVLSLPLDEPDMEGHGNIPVFSVNDQYPELPKLQAGASFGCGFCHLLRGSIQEFYSLEIGASIEINVKYRWSLSMSNRLGLTGIIAYLRFRNSDPILDELRPLRFAIDGNSDKCAEWLNMKPPLIQYALHAANINMIQQEIAHCEDTHDHNVNNVSGFLPTRLIAVGTDKGVQPHLVITDYRLRRRTPRYATLSYCWGPPDDAKVQSRTRAHNIEQRKAGFPLDSLTHVIRDAIVVARTLSIPYLWVDSLCIIQGDRLDWERESSTIKDVYRYAYLTICVASSPSCQVGFIHRVPKSITVQFASKVNPTIQGTFNIRLSGLANPSFYIDKGIDKTFDELFNIETRWSQRAWTFQEAMLSVRKLTFCGSQLYYSCPDRATCEAGSPEDPGHLETGLTHFPSDARGRFQSWYEIVTKYAALDLCYETDRLPAISGIARMMGYGPEDYLAGIFKQFLAFGLCWRRGSSISSMQTTRSAVINLHQISTVPSWSWAARKQAVDMMASPWDGRDETAGITAWTVPKGLDLFGEVRDSLAVVQGKLLPLPSNIIRGSSSPTRIHAPFEGSEFDYWSVFEKDQRVAWVFLDWHMTGIQQSGDELFMLLLTSDLSVSGRPRQRLGCGIVLSPSQIPAKYIRVGGFRTTSKGFALFRGVNIETVQIV; encoded by the exons ATGTCCCAAAACGCTGTTACTCTTTGCCGCAGATGCAAAGCTTTGCAAATCGACGACCTGGCCTTGGGTGGACAAGGAGCAGAAACTGAAAATGGACATCCCGTTCTCAGCCTCCCACTTGATGAGCCAGACATGGAGGGCCATGGAAATATCCCAGTCTTCTCAGTAAATGACCAGTATCCAGAGCTCCCAAAGCTGCAAGCAGGGGCCTCCTTTGGATGCGGCTTCTGTCATCTGTTGAGAGGTTCAATACAAGAGTTTTACAGCTTGGAAATCGGGGCGTCGATTGAAATCAACGTCAAATATCGCTGGAGCCTGAGCATGAGTAATCGACTTGGCCTCACCGGCATAATCGCATATCTCAGATTCCGGAACTCGGACCCCATCCTTGACGAATTGCGACCATTGAGGTTTGCAATCGATGGAAACTCAG ACAAATGCGCTGAGTGGTTGAACATGAAACCACCATTAATACAATATGCATTGCATGCGGCAAACATTAATATGATTCAACAAGAAATAGCCCATTGCGAAGACACTCACGATCACAATGTGAATAATGTTAGCGGCTTTCTACCAACCCGTCTCATTGCCGTCGGCACTGATAAGGGTGTTCAACCTCACTTGGTGATTACCGACTACCGGCTACGACGAAGAACACCGAGATACGCTACTCTAAGCTATTGCTGGGGTCCGCCTGATGACGCAAAGGTGCAGTCAAGGACTCGAGCTCATAACATCGAACAACGAAAGGCCGGATTCCCATTAGACTCATTGACCCATGTCATACGTGATGCGATAGTTGTAGCGAGGACTCTATCGATTCCTTATCTCTGGGTGGATTCTCTCTGCATCATACAAGGTGACAGACTGGATTGGGAACGGGAATCATCGACTATTAAAGATGTCTACCGATACGCTTACCTTACGATATGCGTAGCTTCGTCGCCATCCTGCCAAGTTGGCTTCATTCACCGCGTACCGAAGTCAATCACGGTACAATTTGCATCAAAGGTCAATCCCACGATCCAGGGAACGTTCAACATTCGGCTGAGCGGACTTGCCAATCCATCTTTTTATATCGACAAAGGCATAGACAAAACCTTtgatgagctcttcaatATAGAGACAAGATGGAGCCAGAGAGCGTGGACCTTTCAAGAAGCCATGCTGTCCGTGCGAAAACTGACGTTTTGCGGCTCGCAGCTGTACTACTCGTGCCCTGACCGAGCCACATGCGAAGCTGGAAGTCCAGAGGATCCGGGTCACCTAGAAACTGGCCTAACGCATTTTCCGTCTGATGCCAGAGGCAGATTCCAGAGCTGGTACGAGATAGTCACCAAGTATGCAGCCCTCGACTTGTGTTACGAAACTGATAGATTGCCTGCCATTTCCGGTATAGCGAGAATGATGGGCTACGGCCCGGAGGACTATCTTGCGGGTATCTTCAAACAATTTCTTGCTTTTGGATTATGCTGGAGGAGGGGCTCTTCAATTAGCTCCATGCAAACCACTAGAAGTGCGGTTATAAACCTGCATCAAATCAGCACCGTGCCATCTTGGAGCTGGGCCGCGCGAAAGCAAGCAGTCGACATGATGGCAAGCCCTTGGGATGGTAGAGATGAAACAGCAGGTATAACTGCCTGGACAGTGCCGAAGGGCTTGGACCTTTTTGGTGAGGTCAGGGACAGCTTGGCAGTCGTACAAGGGAAACTGTTGCCTCTGCCCTCGAATATCATCCGTGGCTCAAGCTCACCTACAAGAATCCATGCACCATTCGAGGGTTCGGAGTTTGACTACTGGAGCGTGTTCGAAAAAGATCAAAGAGTTGCGTGGGTTTTTCTAGACTGGCATATGACTGGGATTCAGCAGAGCGGGGACGAGTTGTTCATGTTACTACTCACAAGCGATCTAAGTGTGTCTGGAAGACCACGCCAAAGACTTGGGTGTGGCATTGTTTTGAGTCCCAGTCAGATACCTGCTAAGTACATCCGAGTTGGCGGCTTTCGAACGACGAGTAAGGGATTTGCACTGTTTAGGGGGGTGAACATTGAGACGGTACAGATAGTCTAA